The stretch of DNA GTATGACGTCATCAGAGGGCCTCGCTCCCTCCAGCAGATGCGGCCGCACTCACCGTGTGTCTGGAGGAGCCGGGACACGCCCGGGCACCGGGGCTCATGCATGTGAGTACAGGCGGTGGCCGTGCACCGGAGCTCACTGCCGGGTAAACACCCCCCGGGATGTACCGCTGTAATCACTGCAGCGGGGCCGGGGAGACATGCAGATGGCGGGGCGCCCCCTGCTGAccgtgcagccctgcaccaggcatgCTCCATACATACCAGACCTGCATGGAATGTGATAATGCCATGCCCAGCTGCACTCCTCATCCATTCAGTGCAAGCGCTGCTCCGGGGTAATGGGTGGTCCTGCGATGGGGAGAGCCCTGCTCCAGGGTAATGGGGGGCTCCCTGCTCCAGGGTAATGGGGGGCTCCCTGCTCCGGGGCGTTGGGGGGGGGGGTTCCCTGCTCCGGggcgttggggggggggggttccctGCTCCGGGGCGTTGGGGGGGGGGGTTCCCTGCTCCGGGGCGTTGGGGGGGCGCCCTGCTCCGGGGCGTTGGGGGGGGGGTTCCCTGCTCCGGGGCGTTGGGGGGGGGGGTTCCCTGCTCCGGGACGATATTGGGGGGGCCCTGCACCGGGGCGATGGGGGGCCTGCTCTGTTGGGCACCCTGCTCCGGGACGATATTGGGGGGGCCCTGCATCGGGGCGATGGGGGGCCTGCTCTGTTGGGCGCCCTGCTCCGGGACGATATTGGGGGGGGGGCCCTGCATCGGGGCGATGGGGGGCCTGCTCTGTTGGGCGCCCTGCTACGGGACGATATTGGGGGGGGCCCTGCATCGGGGCGATGGGGGGCCTGCTCTGTTGGGCGCCCTGCTCCGGGACGATATTGGGGGGGGGGCCCTGCATCGGGGCGATGGGGGGCCTGCTCTGTTGGGCGCCCTGCTACGGGACGATATTGGGGGGGGCCCTGCATCGGGGCGATGGGGGGCCTGCTCTGTTGGGCGCCCTGCTACGGGACGATATTGGGGGGGCCCTGCTCCAGGGCGATGGGGGGCCTGCTCTGTTGTGACCCCAGCTCCGGGGCGATGGGGCCCTTGCAGTCCCAGGGGCCCCTCCCCACTTTTCGTTATTTACTCCTCGCCTTCTGAAAGTGATTACTTGTTTTTATTTTGGGGGTCATACTGTATCCTGGGCTCGTTATCTGCGTCACGAGCTGGCGTGTCTTTTATGACCATTTTGAGGTCCATACTACGTTCTGAtaaattattattcatttttttttgggggggggggagtggagTGACCATTAAACCGCAAATCTGCcattttttttattctaattttggCGCTCACCTTACTGGATAaatattgtgactttttttttttctttttagacaaATATATTCCATGTGTTGTATTCAACTTTTTTAGTCTCCTAGAGGGTCATATAATATTTTCTACACTACTGTATAGATCATAACATTACCGATCTGCTCTGGAGCCCAGCTCCACGTCATCCGCACCCCGTCCTTCTTGAGTGCCGTTCTCACGGTTGACTGGCGGTGGCATCTGACACCTGTGATCAGAGCGGCTGTGATCGCGGCTGTTACACTGCTTCTGGCTGTATGGCAGATGCCACAAATGCTAGGTGTTGGTGTCAGACTTAGTAGTAAGGTGATAGCCGGGACCCCCGCTGGTCTCTAGAACGTGTCTTTAGCTTGGGGGGCTTACCAGGAGGACTGACCCTGCAAGGCTGCGGCTATGCGGCCTGAATCATGGGAGTGAACATTACGTAAATCCAGCCCTTCCCCCTCGGCCTCGTTTTTGCACATATTCTGCATTATATTTTCCTCCTTTTGTACCTGCTTTAACCCTTTTATCTTTTTTCCCCTCAAATTTCAGAGGTGCTCTGTGTAGGAGGACAGCGTGAATGTAGCCAGTTCTCATAAGATGTCCCGGAGGAAACAGACAACTCCAAATAAAGTACATTGTGAGTGCCCTCCTATCCAAATTTGGGTGGGGGGGGGACAAGTAGGAATAGGAGACGCATTGGTCTGCATGGGAGCTGTAGACACAAAATTACTCCTGGAATGGGTGCGCCGatcacctgtgcttggtttgaacagtcatattGTGCCGACAGACTCCTTAGGCAAAGCTGCATGTAGTGCTTATCTTGGGACCCTTGGGAGGAGTGTAATGGTTTTTTTGTCCCTTTTTTCCCTCTTTAGGGGAGAACATGTTTGCAGGATTGGAGCAACAAGCTTGTGAAGCGATGATGAAAACTGAGATTATAAAGCAGGAGGTGTCCGAGATGGAGCAGAATGACCGGAGCAGCAGTGAGTCGGGTGCAATGTGCGATCATATGGTTACCAATTACCCTTCTTCTTTTTAGAGAGAAGCTGTCATCACGATTTAACCTGTTAAAGTAAAGGTATGGCCATAATGGCCCTGTTATACTGAATTAATGGATACCTGTAGTGAAAAAATCCATAGCCTGGTTCTTGTTGTTAGAAGCTTTGGTGCAATAGTGTCTTAGTGCATCAGGGTGGGATtgtgggtagggtcttcagctCTGCCGTTGCCCCTCCACATTTGTATGAGCCTCCTTTTTATAACTGTGCCCGCGCGCATTCATGTTTCTAGCAAAATGGCGCAGGAGGCGGCGCGTGCTAAGCTTACCTCCAGGGGTGTCGAGCAAAATGGCATCGGTGACCGTATATGCCAGCTGCGCCATTTTGCTGGAGACAGTCAGAGGTTAATCTGATTGTGCCGCCTCTggtgccattttgctggagaaCGTTGGGACATGAATGTGCCCAAGCGGCGCCCTCATCAAGATCAGGCGCTAGCTCGAAATTTAAAGGAGGCTCATACAAATAGGCAGGGGTCACGGCCATACCTTTACTTTTACAGGTTAAATCGTgatggcaggttctctttaaagaactAAAGGGAGATGATCATATTTGACTGCATCTCCTTGCAAACAACTTGTTGTGATCTCGGTAAAAAATTTTGTGTAGTCGCCGATTGCAGCGATGTATGAATACTGGTTAGAATGCTGCGATCCCGGCAGGTGGGAAGCATCAGCCATTCTGTTCATCTCCCGGCTTCTATATTGCGAGGACGGGGAGCTAAAGTCCCCTCCTTTGTGGTAGGATTTACCAATTTTCCCTATAATATCACCTTTAATGCCGTCACGTCTGCTTTTTCCAGGCGACAGTGATGAGGATACTGAACTGTCATCTCCGGCCTCCGAAGAAGACAACACTGAGAAGGAAGAAGAACCAGGCGTAAGCAGAAGGATGAGGAAATGGGAAGATGCGTCCATGGTAAGGGGCGTAACGCGAGGGGTAATTGAATGGTGACATACTTGAATCCGTCATATGTAGTGCACCGTGATGTTCTGATGCTTTGTTCCTTTATTAGGTCCATGAGTCTTTTGACGGTAATCTGGATTCTGCTCTTTTTATTTGCCCCATTTGTGAGCTGGACTGCGAGAGCCACGAGCAGCTGATCACTCACGTGTATCAGGTAGATGACATGCTGCCCCTTTACCTTAGTAGGGACCCCATAATGTCAGCGTTCTGGTATTTGACTCCACCCAAAAATGGACATCTACCTGACTGATCACCCCCTAAACAGACTTGACTCCATTTATTCACAAATTTACATCTTCTCGTCTTCAGCACACCGCTGCTGTGGTGAACACGAAAAGCTACCTGTGTCCGGTGTGCGGCCGTGCCCTCAGCTCCCCGGGATCCTTAGGACGGCATCTGCTGATCCATTCCGATGATCAGCTTTCCAATTGTGCTGTATGTGGCGCTCAGTTCTCCAGCCATGACACCTTCAACAGGTAAGGGATGAAATCTACATTATCGGGGAAAAAAAATTGTGAGTAGCGCTGACTATGTCCCAGGACTTCTTCATGACAGTAGGGTATCAAACTGCAGCCTGGCAGGCATTGGTCGGCAGGACGTCACCAGGTCCTTCCCACCTCATGAAGTGAGCTGCATCAGAGCTACCCTTTAAAATACCTCCTCATAGTTAAAGTTATGTCCTGCTTGTTTTTCAGTGAAAAGCTGCCAGAGGTTTTGTCTCCTGAAAGCTGGGACCAGAACAACCCTAAAAGCCCCAGCGGTATGGACTTGAATGCTGTTTACCCTGCTGGAGTATTACTTGTGTGCAATAACTGTGTGGCTTACAGGAAGATGATGTCAAGTCAGACCCCCACAGTGCGCAAGTGGGCCAACCGTAGGCAGAAAGAGCCCGTGAAGGCCCGAATGCAAAGGCTGGAGCGGGAGCGTACCGCCAAGAAGAGCAGACGAGACAGCGAGACCCCCGATGAACGAGAGCTGAGACGCATGAGGGACAGGGAAGCTAAAAGACAGCAGAGAATGCAGGAGACCGACGAGCAGAGAGCAAGGCGCTTGCAGCGAGATCGCGAGGCCATGCGCGTGAAACGGGCCAACGAGACACCGGAGAAACGTCAAGCCCGACTCGTTCGGGAGCGAGAGGCTAAACGGTTAAAACGACGTCTGGAAAAGATGGACATGATGCTCCGAGCGCAATTTGGGCAGGACCCATCGGCAATGGCTGCGTTGGCTGCAGAGATGAACTTCTTTCATCTTCCGGTGGGGAATAATGAGCTGGAACAGCAGATTCTTGGGAAGATTGCACTGGACGATCAGAATAACGGGACCCTGCACTGACCGTAGCGGTTTGGGAGGGAGGGGGGGTCCTGTTAAAATGTGATACTTTAATCAGATTTTTCTCTGTACCGCCGCTGGGTCTCTCCAGGAATGAGAAGCCCCCTCTCCGCTATCTTAGGGTGGTCTATGTTGCAGTCCATAGCTCAGGATTACAATGCTGCTGGAGGGGAAAATGTTTAGTATCTGCAGTGGTCGTGTGGATATTACAAAGGGACGATTATATGATGTGTGCAGGACCCAGATCTATGGAGGCTACTGTGCGGCGCCGAGACTGTGATACAGGGTATGAACACAAGCAGACATCACCTGGCTGCCGTCGTGCCGTGTCTGAGCTCTGCAGtacgtgtgctgtatgtgtgtagtatgtcttATTTATGTGTGTATGGCAGAGTATGGCACCCGTGTAATGTGGAACCAATAAATTATTTTAATACGAGGTTCATGGTGGTTTTCTGTTCTGGGTGTATCTTGGATGAGCGAATCGGCAATGTTGGGTTTTCATGTTTATAAAATGTTGCATAGTGAAGAATTGCTCAAACAGGTTTTTGATCAGGTGCTCCCAAGGTTTTacgtgtgaaaaataagaaaaaaataaaattaatggcCACCATGAAACGTAGAGGATTGTAAGCCATCGGTCCCGACTCCTCCAAATACTTATGGCCGTTTTGGAGGAGTTGGACTTCtccatatacttatatatatatatgtatatatgtatatatatatatatatatcagggctGTGGAATCGGAGGCCATTTTGGtgtagtcggaggtttggcttaccgactgcaCAGCCCTGCTTATTACTAAATAAATGAATGGTGGAAATGCTCTGTGTTCTGGGCAGATCAGGGAATTGATATTTCAATGGCGCAAAGTCAGGGTAAGTATTCACATACAGCAGATTTAGTGCAACCACAGGACTCATGCCAAGTGCTGCTTGCTATAAAAGCTGCATGAAGCAGCAGGGGCTGCAGTGAGATTTGACGCGCTTGTCTTCAGTGCCTATTGGTGTGTACAACATCAGACGTCATTGCTGCTGTGAATACAGACACTGAAGCAGCATGGACTACAGCAAGATGTGAGGTGCTGCAGCCCGAGCCAACAGGGAACCATCAAAGTGTAGATGCAATCAAAtagtcctgagaatgcagagactgAAGCAGCAGAGATGCAGAATCCTACAGGAAACAGAATGAAGGTCAAGATGCTAGGAGTTTATACATTACGGCGCTGAGATTTCAGACACTGAAACAGCAAGGACTGCAGTGACAAAAGAGGTTCTGCAGCCTAAGAGCGGATTACTGTTTAGTACCTGATATTAAAAAATCTGCAGGAAATAGCATCTACATCTAGTCATAGCCAGAAGttgtcacccttgaaattgttccagaaaattaagtacttAAGGAAAATGAATGCAATTCcccatattttgttatacacaggtttatttcctttgtgtgtattggaacaacacaaaaaaatgataaaggccaaattggacataatttcactcaAAACCCCCAAAGTAGGAtaataaaattgttggcaccctcaacttaatatttgcttcatataaccatcaataagcttcttacacctctcatctggaattttagaccactcttcttttgcaaactgctccaggtctcagaTATGTGAAGGCGCCTTCACCAAACAGCAATTTTAAGAACTCTCTGCAggcgatcaatgggatttagatccagactcattgctgcaacttcagaactctccagcgctttgtttccatccatttctggggacattgttctgctggaagacccaagacctaggatgcaaacccagctttctgacactggttaCTACATTGCCACCCACAATCCTTTGGTAATGTaaagatttcatgatgtcttgcacacagaggcagcaaaacatctctaaacctccaccatatttgactgtaggtagtgTTCTTTTCTTTCTAGGCCTGATTACGTTTTCAGAAACCTGTAGAATATGCTTTACCAAAAAGATCTCTTAGTCTCATCAGTCAACAAGACaccttcccagaaggattttgacttactCATGGCAAACTCCAGTtttctatgtctctgtgtcagcagtgggatccTCCTAGGTCTCTTGCCGTAATGTTTAATTTCActcaaatgtcaatggatagttgGTGCTGacacaccctgagcctgcaggacagcttgaatttttttggatcttgattggggccgcttatccaccatctggactatcctatgTTGCAATCTTCCATCAATTTTTGTCTACCATCTACGGGGATCCGCTATAGTGCCACGGGTTGTAAACTTTTAGATTattgcgcaccatggacaaagaACCATCAGGATCTCTCGAGACAGACTTGTAACCTTGATATTGTTATTTTTCAGCAATTTTGGTTCTCAGTTCTTTTCTCCTCTATCAGTGCAAAGATTGATTCATCTTTGCCCATTTTCTCTtgcttcaggtgtgattttcatattgcccacacttgttacttgccacaggtgagttcaaACAGACATCACATGCtttaaacaaagttgtttacccataatTTTATCCGACAAATTTTAGGGGTTTTGTGCTGCAttttgtccaatttgcttttttttttccttgtaccAATACACATagaaaataccatatatacttgtgtataagctgagattttcagcacattgttTGTGCTGATGACACCCCcgtcagcttatacacaagtcattgtccagaaagccagagGGAGAGCAGTGGCAGGAGTTGGTGGatgtgaagacatcatactcacccttgtGCAGTCGCTGCATCTCTATTGTCCCAAGATGGCAGTTTTATctgtggtcacgtggtaccactcatgaaggtaatgaatatgcacaagtctccactcccataggcagagcgcatattcattgccttaatgagcagtaccacatgaccgcttcGCAGAGGAAGAGCTGCAACtgagatgcagggacgtgcagcAACCGCGTGAGGAGGGCGAGTATGACTGGGGAAgacacgccgagccatgcatacaagggggaggacacgccgagccatgcatacaagggggaggacacgccgagccatgcaaacaagggagaggacgccgagccatgcatacaagggggaggacacgccgagccatgcaaacaagggagaggacgccgagccatgcatacaagggggaggacacgccgagccatgcatacaagggggaggacacgccgagccatgcaaacaagggggAGGACACgccgagccatgcaaacaagggggAGGACACgccgagccatgcaaacaagggagaggacgccgagccatgcatacaagggagaggacgccgagccatgcatacaagggggaggacacgccgagccatgcatacaagggggaggacacgccgagccatgcaaacaagggggAGGACATGCAAACAAGGGGGAGGATACgccgagccatgcaaacaaggaggaGGACACGCCGAGCCATGCAAACAACTAGACCAGGGGAGCCATACattgcaggacagggatgaggggacaatgcatacccggcttatactcaagtcaataaactAATCTTGTTTCATGTGGtagaattaggtgcctcggcttttaCTCtgattggcttatacttgagtaaatAAGTTAAACGTATATAACAAAACACGTACatacaataattttctggaacaatttcaaatgtgctaatacttttggccatgactgcaggAGGTCGTCTATCCCAAGTAGCAAAAGGGAAACCATCATAATGTAGCTATGGATACTGGCGGTGTATTTCTGTTTAGTTCTTGGTATATACACTGAAACAGTAGGGGCTGCAGAGAGGTAAGAGTCAGAATTTTGAGCGCAGGTGGTGAATATAACAGATGAAGATACAGTTCTGACAATGCAGACACTGATGCAGCAGAGACTGGAACCACCAACAGGAAACAATCACAGTGcagctataagggtatgtgcacacgttgcggatcctcagcgttttttgaggtgcagaaatgctgcagatccgcaaatgatttacagtacaatgtaaatcaatgagaaaaaaaaatgttgtgcaaactttgcggaaaatccgctgcggaaacgctgcggtttaaaataagtagcatgtcacttcttttttgtgaatctgcagcgtttttgtacccattccattatagaaaaacataggggtaaaaactgcagcaaaaacacacaaaaaaaaacactgcggaaacgcaggtgcgttttctgccaggagaggcagaatccgcaccagaaattcctaagcctaatccgcaacgtgtgcacatagcttaatacAATGTCACTGAGAAGGCAGAGACTGAAGCAGCAGAGATTCAGGGTATAAATTCTGCAGTGAAATGTTAGGTTATGTACCCCAAGATCCAAAAAGGAAACCATCAGTATGCAGCTTTTAAATTCCACTCGTGACTATCTGGCTAAAGAATATTCTCCATTTAATAGTGGATTAGCAGAACCACTAATGCAGACACCTCCCAAAAAAAATAAGACAcacccagagaaaaaaaaaagagctatgTGTTTATATAGGCATATTGGTACATAGATTGCTTACATGTTATGTGTTTTAGCACGAAAAtacagttgatttttttttttttttttttataactcaagtaacagaaaataaagaaaaaaagaaacaaaaaaaaaaaaaaaaaagcttctcagCTGGAATACAAATGTACAGTACAAATTGATTTATTTAAAACAGTTACAAAAAAAGCACAACAAAATATAGATTAATGCTCTGGTAAAGATCAGGTAGCAGAATAAGATAGAAGCACCGGCCTAAAGTCTAAGGCTTTGTAGGATGCATATCGGTTAATTAGGTGACACGCGCGTCCCAAGGGGATCGAAAGTGGTGCCCTCCGGACCTCCCTCCCTAACCTGGGGAAAGGGTAAGGGCCCACCCTGCTCTGAGACTGACGCgttgcacaaaaaaaataaaaggatcTGTTATTTAACACTGGTCTGAGgccggaaaaaaaaaatgcttcattGGTGTTacagttggaaaaaaaaaatagtaaaaattaaGCAGTGCATTAAGTCCCAACCCCAGGTGTACCACATGCACCCGAATGTCGGGATTGCTTCTGAATATTTGCTTTGCTCCTAGTATAGCATATATATCATTATTAGAGATGGGGGTGTACTTTAATTTATCCAGTGACTCGTCTGGCCTTCTTAGAAGGAAATGATGTAGTGTCCAGTGATGTTCAGAGTGGGATCGGGTTGGGGGGGTCTTTTAGAATAAGATTTGGCAGTGCGGAAAATCATCAAACAAAATAGCGTACTGGTACACGCCAAGTATATTCCAGATCTGAGCTCAATATATAGAATATAAGATGTCTCTGCGGGGAATAAAGCTTTCGGTCAGAAGGTGCAGGAGAGCCGGGGTCCGTTCTATACCTTTTATTGCACTCGGGATGTGTTTTTTTGAGGGGGGTGACGACCGTGGGTGCTGGCCCGGGAAATGTCAGTTACTATCACGGCCGGTTTCGAAAGTTTGCGACGCCTAGAAAAGCATCCCGCCTGTCGACTGTGCCCGTTCCGACATGGAGGCTTCGAATCCCAGGAAGACTCTTACCCAAAAAAATATCCTCATCTCAAAATAAGTCACCCCCCTCCACTTCCGATATCGAAAAACATTCCTATACTTAACACACCAGCGATAAATGCATGGAAATGCACAATATATACGTATAAAATAGGGTTAACCTAGAAAATAAAGAGATCTCCATTTTGCTGTCTGTGCGGTAGACATTACCCTCCCGGGCCGTTTTTTTTCCTCCGGCAGCAGGGACCCAGTCTCAAAAAGTTAATGATTATCCCTGTACTCTAACTGTGCAAAATTAGGGTTGGCAGAGACTTATTTCCCTGCGTTCGAGCGGCCCTCGATGGACAGCTTCACCTCTTGTGGAATGAAGGAATGGCGGGAAGGCGAAGGTCGGGCTTCTGAACTCTGTCCGCTATATCTTTGGACTCCTGGGTTTGACCAGCTCGATGAAGCTGTGGGAAGAGAACACGAGGTCTGGGCCAGGGAAATCTGAGCCAAACCATCTTTCTGGAGCTGATTTTGCCTATCGCCATCTCTTTCGGGCGTCTGTGGGCACTCCCTAGATTGTAACACTGCTTTCTCAAACTGATGCGGCAAGGCCTGGTGCGTGCTGTCTGTAGGTGACGCACCGTTCTTGGAGATGCTCTGCAAACTTATGGATATACACACGTCTCCCACTTGAAGCCGGTGGCAAGGAAGTGCAAAGAGCTGCGCAGTCTGTGACGGGCTGCACGAAGACCAGCCTTGTCCGTACACAAAAAACGGGTGCTCAGGAGGGACGTCAAGACACACTTTGCTTTGTTGCTCCCCCACTACGAAATGAAGAGTCACAAATCCCGGCCACTGACTCTCCTGGATGTCCACCACTGTGCTGGAATCGATTTTAAGGCCGCCGCTGACTTCTGCGCTTCGCACGAAATCCTGGGTTTGGAGGTCTTCTACCCTTTTCAGTTCACCGGTGGCGAGCTGGATGATGGCCCCTTTCATGAAGTGTGATGGTAAGGTAGTGGCATGAGGAGGGGGTGGCGGAGCACCCGTGGTGGGAGAGTCTCTGCCTCGACTGTGCACTTCTGGAGATCTGCTCTCTTGGGGTTTAGAGACATGGTGCGGAGCGGCAGAGGACAGTCTCCCGGCAGAACTGTGCGTTCCCTCACCATTTGAAATAAGTGCATTTTTCTCTGTGTATTTAATAGGGTGCTGCGCACCGTACACTCCCCGGAGATCAACTCTTGATGGGCTTGTAACATTGCTATGTCCTCTCTTCGCATCGTGCTTCATGTCGTTGGATAGATTTAATGGACTCATCCGCTCTTTTCTCTGAACAGACGGCGAGCAATACTCCTGTGAAACCATTCCTCCTACAACTCTCTGGACTTCTAGGTCTGTATCTGGAGTGCTCCTATGGGTCATGAGAGCGACCTCCGTCCTCTGTGGTGCGCGGCCTGAGTATGTATCACAGTCCAACAGATTGTCATGTTGTCCTCTCGCCATCTCTTCTTCAGAATGGTGGATGTACTGGTCTATGGCCGCCTGGCTCCCTCTTCTGGAGGAGGTACATTCGGATCCTCTCTGGGACCCGTTGGTAGAGGCCATCATAGTTTCTTTATCGATGGGGGAGGCCGAATTAGGAGGACACGCCAGAAGCATTTCATGTACGGGATACCCTGCTGGCATCTGAGAAGGGTGCTGATAAAATACAGGGACTCGTCCCTTGGTGACATCCACCGGTACAACGCCCATGAGAACAGAGGGAGATTGTGCTGTGGTCACTTTACTGAAAGTTTGGGGAGATGGGGGCTGTGGAGGAGGTGTCACCCCCTCAGGTATGACAGAGTTATATGGCACATAATGGGGTACGTGAGAAGCAGCCAATGTGGCGGGTGGAGATATCACAGCACGTTGTAAGAAGCCTGGAGGCACAGCATAGGGAACAGCATAAGGTGGCCCCAGAAACTGCACGGACGTGTGAGAGATGGGAGCATAATGGATGGAAGGATACGTAATTCCTGGGTGTTGGATCAATGGTGATGCTACATTAAAGGAAGGAGGGATGGACCCCATGTTCACCACAGGGTGGAGGCCTGATGACGAGAAGGTGGGGGGCACAGCAAGTTTGTACAGATTTCCATACTGATCCACTGTGACTGACTCTGCCCTTTCTCCGGCCACTTCATATCTCACCCCATGTCCTTGTCCTGAAGCCACCAGTACTCCGTGGGGCCAGGTGGAGGTCTCGTTGGTAGATCTTTCATTAGTGGAGGAGTTATCCACCTTAGGTGGCTGCTCCTCTATGTTTATAGTGCTCTGAGCCAGATCCCGTTTCTTTGGTGGAAGACATTCCTGGCTCCGCTCGTGTGCGGGCTTCATGTTGCTTCTGGCTTTTGATGAGGCCTCTATGACGTTCGGTCAGCTTCATGGGTGTCTGGCAGCAATGGTTGGTGATGACACCACATGTGTTTGCTTGGCATCTTCTTGGTCTAAGAGCTGAAGGAGAAGAGATAGCAAGACGTTAGTCTGACCATCCGGTCGGAGTTGCTATTTTGATGTCCTGGTGCTGAGCATCAAAATAGAAACCCTGATGGTAGCTCTAATGATTTTAAACAGCCAAAAATCTACAAACAAATTAGGGGTCGGCCACTTAAAACCATTTCCCGAGAGACTCTAAACTGTAACACCGCTCATACTTTATTCCAGGCCCCTGTGCAGTGTACAACTCATCCATAGGATGGATTCCAACATCTCCGACATGTTGTTCTCATGAGGGATAAGTTGAGTATGGCAGCCGCCTATTCCTATTGAGAACacatgcatgatctgccaaaccgaGCACGAGTGTGTATAATGTGGAGAGATTCAAAACGAGGAGAGATGAGAAGGATATTAATGGTAATGCCAACTAGATTTAGGGTGTAGGCCACTTTTATGGTGGGCAGCTGATCTCAATGGGTTATGAGGTAGGTGTCTATGAAAAATTGTTATTACTATAGGTGTATTAGACCTCCTGGAAGTGTATAAGGAAAGAACAGAGGCGCCATCGACATCAAGTCTTCATGAGCCCCAATGCAAAATCAAATCATGGGTTTACGACCTATAAGTTCCCCATTATAGCTCCTACAGAGGTGGTTGCCCGGCATTACCAGACTTCCCAGAAACAAATACAACCCAGAAATGGCTCATCAGCAGAACGTATAATGACACGACTCATGGACCTGAGTGAAATCATCTGCTACTAATGTATGTCCTGTAACCTAATCCCTGCAGACGGCACCATGATGACTCCGACCTGATGACAACCTCCATGTTCCCGTATCATTACAGATCCATGTAAATATGAAGACAGCCAGCATCAGCCATGACCATAGTCCCCTCAATGCAGGGATAGATAGGACTGAGCCATCTCCTAAAAGATACTTGACCCTTCTCACCTCTCTCGGAGCCGAGGTTCTACCTTATGGAAAACTCTAATGTCTTCTATAT from Ranitomeya imitator isolate aRanImi1 chromosome 9, aRanImi1.pri, whole genome shotgun sequence encodes:
- the ATXN1L gene encoding ataxin-1-like, producing MKPAHERSQECLPPKKRDLAQSTINIEEQPPKVDNSSTNERSTNETSTWPHGVLVASGQGHGVRYEVAGERAESVTVDQYGNLYKLAVPPTFSSSGLHPVVNMGSIPPSFNVASPLIQHPGITYPSIHYAPISHTSVQFLGPPYAVPYAVPPGFLQRAVISPPATLAASHVPHYVPYNSVIPEGVTPPPQPPSPQTFSKVTTAQSPSVLMGVVPVDVTKGRVPVFYQHPSQMPAGYPVHEMLLACPPNSASPIDKETMMASTNGSQRGSECTSSRRGSQAAIDQYIHHSEEEMARGQHDNLLDCDTYSGRAPQRTEVALMTHRSTPDTDLEVQRVVGGMVSQEYCSPSVQRKERMSPLNLSNDMKHDAKRGHSNVTSPSRVDLRGVYGAQHPIKYTEKNALISNGEGTHSSAGRLSSAAPHHVSKPQESRSPEVHSRGRDSPTTGAPPPPPHATTLPSHFMKGAIIQLATGELKRVEDLQTQDFVRSAEVSGGLKIDSSTVVDIQESQWPGFVTLHFVVGEQQSKVCLDVPPEHPFFVYGQGWSSCSPSQTAQLFALPCHRLQVGDVCISISLQSISKNGASPTDSTHQALPHQFEKAVLQSRECPQTPERDGDRQNQLQKDGLAQISLAQTSCSLPTASSSWSNPGVQRYSGQSSEARPSPSRHSFIPQEVKLSIEGRSNAGK
- the ZNF821 gene encoding zinc finger protein 821: MSRRKQTTPNKVHWENMFAGLEQQACEAMMKTEIIKQEVSEMEQNDRSSSDSDEDTELSSPASEEDNTEKEEEPGVSRRMRKWEDASMVHESFDGNLDSALFICPICELDCESHEQLITHVYQHTAAVVNTKSYLCPVCGRALSSPGSLGRHLLIHSDDQLSNCAVCGAQFSSHDTFNSEKLPEVLSPESWDQNNPKSPSGMDLNAVYPAGVLLVCNNCVAYRKMMSSQTPTVRKWANRRQKEPVKARMQRLERERTAKKSRRDSETPDERELRRMRDREAKRQQRMQETDEQRARRLQRDREAMRVKRANETPEKRQARLVREREAKRLKRRLEKMDMMLRAQFGQDPSAMAALAAEMNFFHLPVGNNELEQQILGKIALDDQNNGTLH